The following are from one region of the Muntiacus reevesi chromosome 3, mMunRee1.1, whole genome shotgun sequence genome:
- the SEMA4C gene encoding semaphorin-4C isoform X1, with the protein MAPHWAVWLLVVELWGLGLGAEVWWNLVPRKTVSSGELATVVRRFSQTGIQDFLTLTLTEQTGLLYVGAREALFAFSVEALELQGVISWEAPAEKKAECIQKGKSNQTECFNFIRFLQPYNTSHLYACGTYAFQPKCTYIDMLTFTLERSEFEDGKGKCPYDPAKGHTGLLVDGELYSATLNNFLGTEPVILRNMGPHHAMKTEYLAFWLNEPHFVGSAYVPESVGSYTGDDDKVYFFFSERAVEYDCYAEQVVARVARVCKGDVGGARTLQRKWTTFLKARLVCSAPDWQLYFNRLQALHTLQDASWQNTTFFGVFRARWGDMDLSAVCEYQLEEIQKVFEGPYKEYHEQAQKWGRYTDPVPTPRPGSCINNWHRRHGYTSSLELPDNILNFIKKHPLMEEQVRPRWGRPLLVKKNANLTHLVADRVLGLDGATYTVLFIGTGDGWLLKAVSLGPWVHLIEELQLFDQEPVESLVLSRSKKLLFAGSRSQLVQLPPADCMKYRSCADCVLARDPYCAWNANSSRCVAVGGHSGSLLIQHVTVSDTSNICNFRGSKKVRLTPKNITVVAGTDLVLPCRLSSNLAHARWTFGGRDLPAEQPGSFLYDARLQALVVMAAQPRHAGAYHCFSEEQGARLAAEGYLVAVVAGPSVTLEARAPLENLGLVWLAVVALGAVCLVLLLLVLSLRRRLREELEKGAKAAERTLVYPLELPKEPTGAPFRPGPEADEKLWDPVGYYYSDGSLKIVPGHARCQPGGGPPSPPPGIPGQPLPSPTRLHLGGGRNSNANGYVRLQLGGEDRGGLAHPLPELADELRRKLQQRQPLPDSNPEESSV; encoded by the exons AGCTAGCCACAGTGGTGCGGCGCTTCTCCCAGACGGGCATCCAGGACtttctgaccctgaccctgaccgaGCAGACGGGGCTCCTGTACGTCGGGGCCCGGGAGGCCCTGTTTGCCTTCAGTGTGGAGGCTCTGGAGCTGCAAGGAGTG ATCTCATGGGAGGCGCCAGCtgagaagaaggctgagtgtaTCCAGAAAGGGAAGAGTAACCAG ACGGAGTGTTTCAACTTCATCCGCTTCCTACAGCCATATAACACATCCCACCTGTACGCGTGCGGTACCTATGCCTTCCAGCCCAAGTGCACCTACATT GACATGCTCACCTTCACCCTGGAGCGGAGCGAGTTTGAGGACGGCAAGGGCAAGTGCCCCTATGACCCGGCCAAGGGCCACACCGGCCTCCTTGTGG ACGGTGAGCTGTACTCGGCCACGCTCAACAATTTCCTGGGCACGGAGCCAGTCATCCTGCGGAACATGGGACCCCATCATGCCATGAAGACGGAGTACCTGGCCTTCTGGCTCAACG AACCTCATTTTGTGGGGTCCGCCTACGTCCCGGAGAGTGTGGGCAGCTACACGGGGGACGACGACAAGGTGTACTTCTTCTTCAGCGAGCGCGCAGTGGAATATGACTGCTATGCCGAGCAGGTGGTGGCCCGAGTGGCCCGCGTCTGCAAG GGCGACGTGGGGGGCGCGCGGACGCTGCAGAGGAAGTGGACCACGTTTCTGAAGGCACGGCTGGTGTGCTCCGCGCCTGACTGGCAGCTCTACTTCAACCGGCTGCAGGCGCTGCACACGCTGCAGGACGCCTCCTGGCAAAACACCACCTTCTTCGGGGTTTTCCGGGCGCGGTG GGGCGACATGGACCTGTCGGCAGTCTGCGAGTACCAGCTGGAGGAGATCCAGAAGGTGTTCGAGGGGCCCTACAAGGAGTACCACGAGCAGGCCCAGAAGTGGGGCCGCTACACGGACCCTGTCCCAACCCCGCGGCCCGGCTCG TGCATCAACAACTGGCACCGACGCCACGGCTACACCAGTTCCTTGGAGCTGCCCGACAACATCCTCAACTTCATCAAGAAGCACCCCCTGATGGAGGAGCAGGTGAGGCCTCGATGGGGCCGCCCCCTGCTGGTGAAGAAGAATGCCAACCTCACCCACCTGGTGGCCGACCGGGTCTTGGGGCTTGACGGGGCCACCTACACAGTGCTGTTCATCGGCACAG GAGACGGCTGGCTGCTCAAGGCCgtgagcctggggccctgggttcaCCTGATCGAGGAGCTGCAGCTGTTTGACCAGGAGCCTGTGGAGAGCCTGGTCCTGTCCCGGAGCAAG AAGCTGCTCTTCGCGGGCTCCCGCTCCCAGCTGGTGCAGCTGCCCCCAGCCGACTGCATGAAGTACCGCTCCTGTGCTGACTGTGTGCTCGCCCGGGACCCCTACTGTGCCTGGAACGCCAACAGCAGCCGCTGCGTGGCCGTGGGCGGTCACTCTGG GTCCCTGCTGATCCAGCACGTGACGGTCTCAGATACCTCGAACATCTGTAATTTCCGGGGCAGTAAGAAAG TCAGGCTCACGCCCAAAAACATCACGGTGGTGGCGGGCACAGATCTGGTGCTGCCCTGCCGTCTCTCCTCCAACCTCGCCCACGCCCGCTGGACCTTCGGGGGCCGCGACCTGCCCGCGGAGCAGCCTGGCTCCTTCCTCTACGACGCCCGGCTGCAGGCCCTGGTGGTGATGGCTGCCCAACCCCGCCACGCGGGCGCCTACCACTGCTTCTCGGAGGAGCAAGGGGCCCGGCTGGCTGCCGAAGGCTACCTCGTGGCCGTGGTGGCGGGCCCGTCGGTGACGCTGGAGGCGCGGGCCCCGCTGGAGAACCTGGGGCTGGTATGGCTGGCTGTGGTGGCCCTGGGCGCCGTCtgcctggtgctgctgctgctggttctGTCCCTGCGCCGGCGGCTGCGCGAGGAGCTGGAGAAAGGTGCCAAGGCGGCCGAGAGGACCCTGGTGTACCCGCTGGAGCTGCCCAAGGAGCCCACCGGCGCCCCCTTCCGGCCCGGCCCCGAGGCGGACGAGAAGCTCTGGGACCCTGTAGGCTACTACTACTCGGACGGTTCCCTCAAGATCGTGCCTGGCCACGCCCGCTGCCAGCCCGGCGGCGGGCCCCCCTCGCCGCCCCCCGGCATCCCCGGccagcccctgccttctcccacgcGGCTGCACCTGGGAGGTGGCCGGAACTCCAACGCCAACGGCTACGTGCGTCTCCAGCTGGGAGGGGAGGACCGGGGCGGCCTCGCGCATCCTCTGCCCGAGCTGGCGGACGAACTGAGGCGTAAACTGCAGCAGCGCCAGCCGCTGCCGGACTCCAACCCTGAGGAGTCCTCCGTATGA
- the ANKRD39 gene encoding ankyrin repeat domain-containing protein 39: MAAPRPCADGPCCSHPSAAPGVQQTLDEMDFERGIWSAALNGDLGRVKYLIQKAADPSQPDSAGYTALHYASRNGHYAVCQFLLESGAKCDAQTHGGATALHRASYCGHTDIARLLLAHGSNPRLVDADGMTSLHKAAEKGHVDICSLLLQHSPALKAVRDRKARLACDLLPGNSDLRDLLAS, translated from the exons ATGGCGGCGCCGCGGCCCTGCGCGGATGGGCCCTGCTGCTCCCACCCCAGCGCGGCGCCCGGCGTGCAGCAGACGCTAGACGAGATGGACTTCGAGAGGG GAATCTGGTCGGCAGCCCTGAACGGAGACCTGGGCCGAGTGAAGTATTTAATCCAAAAGGCAGCGGACCCCAGCCAGCCTGACTCCGCAGGCTACACGGCTCTA cactatgcCAGCCGCAATGGGCACTACGCCGTGTGCCAATTCCTGCTGGAGAGTGGGGCCAAGTGTGATGCCCAGACCCACGGGGGAGCCACCGCCCTGCACCGCGCCAGCTACTGCGGGCACACAGACATTGCCCGGCTCCTGCTCGCGCACGGCTCCAACCCCAGGCTGGTGGACGCCGACGGCATGACCAGTCTGCACAAG GCCGCCGAGAAGGGTCACGTGGACATCTGCTCCCTCCTGCTGCAGCACAGCCCAGCCCTGAAGGCTGTTCGGGACCGGAAGGCCCGGCTCGCCTGCGACCTGCTGCCTGGCAACAGCGACCTGCGGGACCTGCTGGCCAGCTGA
- the SEMA4C gene encoding semaphorin-4C isoform X2 yields MLTFTLERSEFEDGKGKCPYDPAKGHTGLLVDGELYSATLNNFLGTEPVILRNMGPHHAMKTEYLAFWLNEPHFVGSAYVPESVGSYTGDDDKVYFFFSERAVEYDCYAEQVVARVARVCKGDVGGARTLQRKWTTFLKARLVCSAPDWQLYFNRLQALHTLQDASWQNTTFFGVFRARWGDMDLSAVCEYQLEEIQKVFEGPYKEYHEQAQKWGRYTDPVPTPRPGSCINNWHRRHGYTSSLELPDNILNFIKKHPLMEEQVRPRWGRPLLVKKNANLTHLVADRVLGLDGATYTVLFIGTGDGWLLKAVSLGPWVHLIEELQLFDQEPVESLVLSRSKKLLFAGSRSQLVQLPPADCMKYRSCADCVLARDPYCAWNANSSRCVAVGGHSGSLLIQHVTVSDTSNICNFRGSKKVRLTPKNITVVAGTDLVLPCRLSSNLAHARWTFGGRDLPAEQPGSFLYDARLQALVVMAAQPRHAGAYHCFSEEQGARLAAEGYLVAVVAGPSVTLEARAPLENLGLVWLAVVALGAVCLVLLLLVLSLRRRLREELEKGAKAAERTLVYPLELPKEPTGAPFRPGPEADEKLWDPVGYYYSDGSLKIVPGHARCQPGGGPPSPPPGIPGQPLPSPTRLHLGGGRNSNANGYVRLQLGGEDRGGLAHPLPELADELRRKLQQRQPLPDSNPEESSV; encoded by the exons ATGCTCACCTTCACCCTGGAGCGGAGCGAGTTTGAGGACGGCAAGGGCAAGTGCCCCTATGACCCGGCCAAGGGCCACACCGGCCTCCTTGTGG ACGGTGAGCTGTACTCGGCCACGCTCAACAATTTCCTGGGCACGGAGCCAGTCATCCTGCGGAACATGGGACCCCATCATGCCATGAAGACGGAGTACCTGGCCTTCTGGCTCAACG AACCTCATTTTGTGGGGTCCGCCTACGTCCCGGAGAGTGTGGGCAGCTACACGGGGGACGACGACAAGGTGTACTTCTTCTTCAGCGAGCGCGCAGTGGAATATGACTGCTATGCCGAGCAGGTGGTGGCCCGAGTGGCCCGCGTCTGCAAG GGCGACGTGGGGGGCGCGCGGACGCTGCAGAGGAAGTGGACCACGTTTCTGAAGGCACGGCTGGTGTGCTCCGCGCCTGACTGGCAGCTCTACTTCAACCGGCTGCAGGCGCTGCACACGCTGCAGGACGCCTCCTGGCAAAACACCACCTTCTTCGGGGTTTTCCGGGCGCGGTG GGGCGACATGGACCTGTCGGCAGTCTGCGAGTACCAGCTGGAGGAGATCCAGAAGGTGTTCGAGGGGCCCTACAAGGAGTACCACGAGCAGGCCCAGAAGTGGGGCCGCTACACGGACCCTGTCCCAACCCCGCGGCCCGGCTCG TGCATCAACAACTGGCACCGACGCCACGGCTACACCAGTTCCTTGGAGCTGCCCGACAACATCCTCAACTTCATCAAGAAGCACCCCCTGATGGAGGAGCAGGTGAGGCCTCGATGGGGCCGCCCCCTGCTGGTGAAGAAGAATGCCAACCTCACCCACCTGGTGGCCGACCGGGTCTTGGGGCTTGACGGGGCCACCTACACAGTGCTGTTCATCGGCACAG GAGACGGCTGGCTGCTCAAGGCCgtgagcctggggccctgggttcaCCTGATCGAGGAGCTGCAGCTGTTTGACCAGGAGCCTGTGGAGAGCCTGGTCCTGTCCCGGAGCAAG AAGCTGCTCTTCGCGGGCTCCCGCTCCCAGCTGGTGCAGCTGCCCCCAGCCGACTGCATGAAGTACCGCTCCTGTGCTGACTGTGTGCTCGCCCGGGACCCCTACTGTGCCTGGAACGCCAACAGCAGCCGCTGCGTGGCCGTGGGCGGTCACTCTGG GTCCCTGCTGATCCAGCACGTGACGGTCTCAGATACCTCGAACATCTGTAATTTCCGGGGCAGTAAGAAAG TCAGGCTCACGCCCAAAAACATCACGGTGGTGGCGGGCACAGATCTGGTGCTGCCCTGCCGTCTCTCCTCCAACCTCGCCCACGCCCGCTGGACCTTCGGGGGCCGCGACCTGCCCGCGGAGCAGCCTGGCTCCTTCCTCTACGACGCCCGGCTGCAGGCCCTGGTGGTGATGGCTGCCCAACCCCGCCACGCGGGCGCCTACCACTGCTTCTCGGAGGAGCAAGGGGCCCGGCTGGCTGCCGAAGGCTACCTCGTGGCCGTGGTGGCGGGCCCGTCGGTGACGCTGGAGGCGCGGGCCCCGCTGGAGAACCTGGGGCTGGTATGGCTGGCTGTGGTGGCCCTGGGCGCCGTCtgcctggtgctgctgctgctggttctGTCCCTGCGCCGGCGGCTGCGCGAGGAGCTGGAGAAAGGTGCCAAGGCGGCCGAGAGGACCCTGGTGTACCCGCTGGAGCTGCCCAAGGAGCCCACCGGCGCCCCCTTCCGGCCCGGCCCCGAGGCGGACGAGAAGCTCTGGGACCCTGTAGGCTACTACTACTCGGACGGTTCCCTCAAGATCGTGCCTGGCCACGCCCGCTGCCAGCCCGGCGGCGGGCCCCCCTCGCCGCCCCCCGGCATCCCCGGccagcccctgccttctcccacgcGGCTGCACCTGGGAGGTGGCCGGAACTCCAACGCCAACGGCTACGTGCGTCTCCAGCTGGGAGGGGAGGACCGGGGCGGCCTCGCGCATCCTCTGCCCGAGCTGGCGGACGAACTGAGGCGTAAACTGCAGCAGCGCCAGCCGCTGCCGGACTCCAACCCTGAGGAGTCCTCCGTATGA
- the ANKRD23 gene encoding ankyrin repeat domain-containing protein 23 has translation MNFISIQQLVSGERVETTKLERGHGVPDPGGGLRSWRLGPQEAEARERQKLDEEKRRRLERFNSSRTNLENLADLEKLVQRRKEKRLKRRVPPKASQPEVKPQPQAQLEPVDLEVFLKAAAENQEALIDKYLADGGDPNAHDKLHRTALHWACLKGHCELVNKLLEAGAAVDARDLLDRTPVFWACRRGHLDILKQLLNRGAQVNARDKIWSTPLHVAVRTGHCDCLEHLIACGARIDAQDKEGDTALHEAVRHGRYRAMKLLLLYGAGLGVCNAASVTPVQLARDWQRGIQEALQAHVRHTRTRC, from the exons ATGAACTTCATCAGCATCCAGCAGCTG GTAAGTGGAGAGAGAGTTGAAACGACGAAATTGGAACGTGGACATGGAGTTCCTGATCCTGGAGGGGGGCTTCGCAGCTGGAGGCTGGGGCCCCAGGAGGCCGAGGCCCGGGAGAGGCAGAAACTGGACgaggagaagaggagaaga CTTGAAAGATTTAACAGTTCCAGAACTAACTTGGAGAACCTGGCTGATTTGGAAAAGTTGGTTCAAAGACGGAAAGAAAAGCGACTGAAACGCAGGGTCCCCCCCAAGGCATCCCAGCCTGAGGTCAAG CCGCAGCCACAGGCCCAGCTGGAACCTGTGGACCTGGAGGTGTTCCTGAAGGCAGCTGCCGAGAACCAGGAGGCCCTGATTGACAAGTACCTGGCAGACGGAGGGGACCCCAATGCCCATGACAAG ctGCACCGCACGGCCTTGCACTGGGCCTGTCTGAAGGGTCACTGTGAGCTTGTGAACAAGCTGCTGGAGGCAGGTGCTGCCGTGGACGCTCGGGACTTG CTGGACAGGACCCCAGTGTTCTGGGCCTGCCGCAGAGGCCACCTGGACATCCTCAAACAGCTGCTTAACCGGGGCGCCCAGGTCAACGCCCGAGACAAG ATCTGGAGCACGCCCCTGCATGTGGCCGTGCGCACAGGACACTGTGACTGCCTGGAGCACCTCATCGCCTGTGGGGCCCGCATCGATGCGCAGGACAAG GAAGGCGACACGGCTCTGCACGAGGCAGTCCGGCACGGGCGCTACAGAGCcatgaagctgctgctgctctaCGGGGCTGGGCTGGGCGTGTGCAACGCG GCTTCAGTGACCCCAGTGCAGCTGGCCCGGGACTGGCAGAGGGGCATCCAGGAAGCACTGCAGGCCCACGTCAGGCACACCCGGACCCGGTGCTGA